One segment of Gordonia terrae DNA contains the following:
- a CDS encoding acyl-CoA dehydrogenase family protein — MPVPIANPIWETPERLELRSTVRRFVDKHILPFQDDWERDGAIPRELHVEAAKLGLFGLGVPEEVGGSGGDLIDSTILGEELHYAGAAGGVFASLFTHGIALPHLIAAGDPDQIDRWVRPTLAGEKIGSLAITEPGGGSDVGHLTTKAERDGDHYVVNGSKTYITSAVRADFVVVAVRTGGPGAGGVSLLVVEKGTPGFSVTRKLDKMGWRSSDTAELSFVDARVPVTNLVGAENSGFAQIATAFVTERSGLAVQAYASAQRCLDLTLQWARDRETFGKPIIARQSVQDTLIEMARRIDVARTYTRALVERKVTSTDDLIAEVCFAKNTAVEAGEWVANKAVQLHGGLGYMTGTEVERQYRDMRIIGIGGGTTEILNGLAAKRLGYQA, encoded by the coding sequence ATGCCCGTGCCCATCGCCAATCCGATCTGGGAAACCCCGGAACGTCTCGAACTGCGTTCCACCGTGCGGCGATTCGTCGACAAGCACATCCTCCCGTTCCAGGACGACTGGGAGCGGGACGGGGCGATCCCGCGTGAACTGCACGTCGAGGCAGCCAAACTCGGCCTGTTCGGGCTCGGGGTCCCCGAAGAGGTGGGCGGCTCGGGTGGCGATCTGATCGACAGCACGATCCTCGGTGAGGAGCTGCATTACGCCGGCGCGGCCGGCGGCGTCTTCGCGTCGCTGTTCACCCACGGCATCGCGCTCCCGCACCTGATCGCAGCCGGCGACCCAGACCAGATCGATCGCTGGGTACGGCCCACGCTGGCAGGCGAGAAGATCGGCAGCCTGGCGATCACGGAACCGGGCGGGGGCAGCGACGTCGGCCATCTGACGACCAAGGCCGAGCGCGACGGCGATCACTACGTCGTCAACGGCTCCAAGACGTACATCACCTCGGCGGTCCGGGCAGATTTCGTCGTCGTCGCAGTCCGCACCGGCGGCCCGGGAGCAGGCGGCGTCTCGCTGTTGGTCGTCGAGAAGGGCACACCCGGGTTCTCGGTCACCCGCAAGCTGGACAAGATGGGCTGGCGCAGTTCCGACACCGCCGAACTGTCCTTCGTCGACGCACGGGTGCCGGTCACCAACCTCGTCGGAGCCGAGAACTCCGGATTCGCGCAGATCGCCACCGCGTTCGTCACCGAACGGTCCGGACTGGCGGTGCAGGCCTACGCCAGCGCGCAACGGTGCCTCGACCTCACCCTGCAGTGGGCGCGTGATCGGGAGACCTTCGGCAAACCGATCATCGCCCGGCAATCGGTGCAGGACACACTGATCGAGATGGCCCGGCGCATCGACGTCGCGCGGACCTACACGCGAGCCCTGGTGGAACGCAAGGTCACCTCCACCGACGACCTCATCGCCGAGGTGTGCTTCGCCAAGAACACCGCGGTCGAGGCCGGGGAATGGGTGGCGAACAAGGCCGTTCAGCTGCACGGCGGCCTCGGTTACATGACCGGAACCGAGGTCGAGCGACAGTACCGCGACATGCGCATCATCGGGATCGGCGGCGGCACCACCGAAATCCTCAACGGACTGGCCGCCAAGCGGCTCGGTTACCAGGCCTGA
- a CDS encoding TIGR03084 family metal-binding protein, whose amino-acid sequence MSDGQAAVLGVVADLEAESAQLDALVAGLDEAGWATPTPAPGWTVAHQIAHLAWTDEVAAIAVTDPDRFAQLLGEAASSVATYVDDAAEAGAAAPVGEILAGWRAGRERLADALREVPAGVKVPWFGPPMSAASMATARLMETWAHGLDIADALDVTVLPADRIRGVAHIGVRTRDFAYLVNGRTPPAEPFHYALTAPSGEVWTWGPADAPNAVRGPALDFCQLVTQRRALADLDLELTGDDAAEWSGIAQCFAGPPGRGREPRST is encoded by the coding sequence ATGTCTGATGGACAAGCGGCCGTGCTCGGCGTCGTCGCCGATCTCGAGGCCGAATCCGCGCAGCTCGACGCACTCGTCGCGGGTCTCGACGAAGCGGGCTGGGCCACCCCGACACCTGCGCCGGGATGGACCGTCGCCCACCAGATCGCTCATCTGGCGTGGACCGATGAGGTTGCCGCGATCGCGGTGACCGATCCCGACCGGTTCGCCCAGCTGCTCGGTGAGGCGGCGAGCAGTGTGGCGACCTACGTCGACGACGCCGCCGAGGCCGGCGCGGCCGCACCGGTCGGGGAGATCCTCGCGGGGTGGCGAGCCGGGCGCGAGCGTCTCGCCGATGCTCTGCGTGAGGTCCCGGCCGGCGTGAAGGTCCCGTGGTTCGGCCCGCCGATGTCCGCGGCGTCCATGGCCACGGCCCGACTCATGGAGACCTGGGCGCATGGTCTGGACATCGCCGACGCGCTCGATGTCACCGTGTTGCCGGCCGACCGGATTCGCGGCGTCGCCCACATCGGCGTGCGCACGCGCGACTTCGCCTACCTCGTCAACGGTCGGACCCCGCCGGCCGAACCGTTTCACTACGCGCTCACCGCGCCGTCGGGCGAAGTGTGGACCTGGGGGCCGGCGGACGCGCCGAACGCGGTCCGCGGACCCGCACTCGACTTCTGTCAACTCGTGACGCAGCGCCGCGCGCTCGCCGACCTCGACCTCGAACTCACCGGCGACGACGCGGCCGAATGGTCCGGCATCGCACAGTGTTTCGCGGGACCGCCCGGCCGCGGACGCGAACCGCGATCGACCTGA
- a CDS encoding PaaI family thioesterase: MSEPHDPLSAFHLGDISVSESGVRASQQLCPRFADHRGLIELPALAVLFDHCGGIPFHGVHDDPAAATLQARLSMSTHGRAGIGDLLAARAEVVMHDDGWGSTSVEIRTGAGDLCCVGTARNVRVGRAPTGATPAAELGLPTPQCADADDIALPEPIPAALSGRAVVDEIASKMREPGPLTDMLNGRVEVIDGPAGRESGIRFRSATEPWMGNMFGTMHGGVIATIAGQAASFAGHLHAGAGQEYSIGDMAIGFYRSPAVDGSEVVVEVTPIKLGRRISSFEATMTSYDDVLLSRATVDIHYR; the protein is encoded by the coding sequence ATGAGCGAGCCGCACGATCCACTGTCCGCATTTCACCTCGGCGACATCTCGGTGTCGGAGTCGGGGGTGCGCGCCTCACAGCAGCTGTGCCCGCGTTTCGCCGATCATCGCGGACTGATCGAGCTGCCGGCCCTCGCGGTGCTGTTCGACCACTGCGGCGGCATCCCGTTCCATGGCGTCCACGACGACCCGGCCGCGGCGACCCTCCAGGCGCGCCTGTCCATGTCGACCCATGGGCGCGCGGGCATCGGGGACCTGCTCGCGGCGCGCGCCGAAGTGGTCATGCACGACGACGGGTGGGGTTCGACGTCGGTCGAGATCCGCACCGGTGCCGGGGATCTCTGCTGTGTCGGGACCGCGCGAAACGTCCGCGTCGGTCGGGCGCCGACCGGTGCCACGCCGGCTGCCGAGCTGGGCCTGCCGACACCGCAGTGCGCCGACGCCGACGACATCGCCCTGCCCGAGCCGATCCCGGCCGCGTTGTCCGGGCGTGCCGTGGTCGACGAGATCGCGTCGAAGATGCGCGAACCCGGCCCACTCACCGACATGCTCAACGGCCGCGTCGAGGTGATCGACGGTCCCGCCGGCCGTGAGTCCGGCATTCGCTTCCGCAGTGCCACCGAGCCCTGGATGGGCAACATGTTCGGGACCATGCACGGCGGCGTCATCGCCACCATCGCCGGTCAGGCGGCATCGTTCGCCGGGCATCTCCATGCGGGAGCCGGGCAGGAGTACTCGATCGGGGACATGGCGATCGGCTTCTACCGCTCACCTGCTGTCGACGGCAGTGAGGTGGTGGTCGAGGTGACGCCGATCAAGCTCGGCCGGCGCATCTCGTCCTTCGAGGCGACGATGACCTCTTACGACGACGTCCTGCTCAGCCGCGCGACGGTCGACATCCACTACCGCTGA
- the fadD1 gene encoding fatty-acid--CoA ligase FadD1, whose protein sequence is MAETVTQLLHERAEDDNLAITYEGRQWTWREYIHDAGRYASAILGVADPSRPMHVGVLLGNTPDMLIALAAGALGGYVTAGINNTRRGDGLAADILRADCQILVTDADHRPLLDGLDLPGVTVLDTSTAQWSDMLSGAGELVPHSVPGAMDTYMLIFTSGTSGNPKPVQFAHMMMPFAGPVLADKYDIGPGDVCYLSMPLFHSAALMGGYCVALCGGAAIAPAKFSASTFLDDIRRYNATYMNYVGKPLAYILATEPKPDDADNPLRVAFGNEATDRDIDDFSERFGCTVWDGFGSTELAIIITREPGTPHGSIGKGFPNVAVYNSATMTECPRAEFDASGALSNSDDAIGELVNIEGGGMFMGYYNDSEATDERLRNGMYWSGDLAYKDADGWIYLAGRTGDWMRVDGENIAAGPIERILLRIPEINRVAVYAVPDEHVGDAVMAAVVLQDDAELTPESFAEQLAAQADLSPKAWPSFVRIADDLPSTATNKILKRALKAEGATAGAGTLWVREPRTRVYREAVGARA, encoded by the coding sequence ATGGCCGAGACAGTCACCCAACTCCTGCACGAGCGCGCCGAGGACGACAACCTCGCGATCACCTACGAGGGTCGCCAGTGGACCTGGCGCGAATACATCCACGACGCCGGCCGGTATGCATCGGCGATCCTCGGCGTCGCCGACCCGTCCCGACCGATGCATGTGGGGGTGCTCCTCGGTAACACCCCCGACATGCTGATCGCGCTGGCCGCGGGCGCACTCGGCGGTTACGTGACGGCCGGTATCAACAACACCCGCCGCGGCGACGGCCTCGCCGCCGACATCCTGCGTGCCGACTGTCAGATCCTCGTCACCGACGCCGACCACCGGCCCCTTCTCGACGGACTGGATCTGCCCGGCGTGACCGTGCTCGACACCTCCACCGCGCAGTGGTCGGACATGCTCTCCGGCGCAGGCGAATTGGTCCCGCATTCGGTACCGGGCGCGATGGACACCTACATGCTGATCTTCACCTCCGGCACCAGCGGCAACCCGAAACCGGTGCAGTTCGCGCACATGATGATGCCCTTCGCGGGCCCGGTGCTCGCCGACAAGTACGACATCGGCCCGGGCGACGTCTGCTACCTGTCGATGCCGCTGTTCCACAGTGCCGCCCTCATGGGCGGGTACTGCGTCGCGCTCTGCGGCGGCGCCGCGATCGCGCCGGCCAAGTTCTCCGCATCGACCTTCCTCGACGACATCCGCCGGTACAACGCGACCTACATGAACTACGTCGGCAAACCGCTCGCCTACATTCTCGCGACCGAACCGAAGCCCGACGACGCCGACAACCCCCTGCGGGTGGCTTTCGGCAACGAGGCCACCGACCGCGACATCGACGATTTCTCCGAACGGTTCGGCTGTACGGTGTGGGACGGATTCGGTTCCACCGAGCTGGCCATCATCATCACGCGCGAACCGGGCACCCCGCACGGATCGATCGGCAAGGGTTTTCCCAATGTGGCCGTGTACAACTCGGCGACGATGACCGAGTGTCCGCGAGCGGAATTCGACGCCAGCGGGGCGCTGTCCAACTCCGACGACGCCATCGGCGAACTCGTGAACATCGAGGGAGGCGGAATGTTCATGGGTTACTACAACGACTCCGAGGCGACCGACGAGCGACTCCGCAACGGGATGTACTGGTCCGGCGACCTCGCCTACAAGGATGCCGACGGTTGGATCTACCTGGCCGGACGAACCGGCGACTGGATGCGAGTCGACGGCGAGAACATCGCCGCGGGACCGATCGAGCGCATCCTGCTGCGCATCCCGGAGATCAACAGGGTTGCCGTGTATGCCGTTCCCGACGAGCACGTCGGCGACGCGGTGATGGCCGCTGTGGTGCTCCAGGACGATGCCGAACTCACCCCCGAATCCTTCGCCGAACAGCTCGCCGCACAGGCGGACCTGTCGCCCAAGGCGTGGCCCTCGTTCGTACGCATCGCCGACGATCTGCCTTCGACCGCGACCAACAAGATCCTCAAGCGCGCACTCAAGGCAGAGGGGGCGACCGCGGGCGCGGGCACCCTGTGGGTCCGCGAGCCACGAACGCGCGTCTATCGAGAAGCTGTCGGCGCCCGCGCATGA
- a CDS encoding TIGR03857 family LLM class F420-dependent oxidoreductase has protein sequence MTDTQMSEHDSPAAEASLLPELGYYALSRHPVDPAELAEEARLADREGFGAAFVSERFNVKDAAVLAGGLAAATRRMGIATAATNHNTRHPIITASMGATLSTMTGGRFALGLGRGFAAQWQVLGVPDVTSAQLTDMVGVLRTLWRGEMILGHDGPLGKYDYLNLGVAVPPVPIMLVTMSPNTLRLAGRISDGVVLHTFFSDEATSTAVRTVRDAAEQAGRDPAAIRIWSVLATVPDHFDDADRLRRLYGRLATYLQGYPDVLMRANGWDADDLDRVRGSAAFAGARGPIDATATVEELSELAGVIPASWIADSAVGGARDCAAAIARQFELGVDSVIMHGAAPSELLPVVDAYRTLRPDLPALPVNPGAIHAP, from the coding sequence ATGACGGACACCCAGATGTCCGAACACGATTCCCCGGCAGCCGAGGCGTCGTTGTTACCCGAGCTCGGCTACTACGCGCTCTCACGCCACCCGGTCGACCCGGCCGAGCTCGCGGAGGAGGCCCGGCTCGCCGATCGCGAGGGTTTCGGCGCCGCTTTCGTTTCCGAACGCTTCAACGTGAAGGACGCCGCCGTGCTGGCGGGCGGTCTCGCGGCAGCAACCCGTCGCATGGGCATCGCCACCGCCGCCACCAACCACAACACGCGGCATCCGATCATCACCGCGTCCATGGGCGCCACCCTCTCGACGATGACCGGCGGCAGGTTCGCCCTCGGTCTGGGGCGCGGGTTCGCGGCGCAGTGGCAGGTGCTCGGCGTGCCCGATGTGACCAGTGCCCAGCTCACCGACATGGTGGGTGTCCTACGGACGCTGTGGCGTGGGGAGATGATCCTCGGGCACGACGGCCCGCTCGGCAAGTACGACTACCTCAATCTGGGTGTCGCCGTGCCGCCGGTCCCCATCATGCTGGTGACCATGTCGCCCAACACCTTACGGCTGGCCGGCCGCATCTCCGACGGCGTGGTGCTCCACACCTTCTTCTCCGACGAGGCGACCAGCACCGCGGTTCGGACCGTCCGCGACGCCGCCGAACAGGCCGGGCGGGATCCGGCGGCGATACGGATCTGGTCCGTGCTGGCAACTGTCCCCGACCATTTCGACGACGCGGACCGCCTACGTCGGCTGTACGGCCGACTCGCAACCTATCTACAGGGCTATCCGGATGTGCTGATGAGGGCCAACGGGTGGGACGCCGACGACCTCGACCGTGTCCGTGGCAGTGCGGCTTTCGCCGGAGCGCGCGGGCCGATCGACGCCACCGCGACGGTCGAGGAACTGTCCGAGCTCGCCGGGGTCATCCCGGCGTCCTGGATCGCCGACAGCGCGGTCGGTGGCGCGAGGGACTGCGCTGCCGCGATCGCCCGGCAGTTCGAGCTCGGCGTCGACTCGGTCATCATGCACGGCGCGGCTCCGTCGGAACTGCTGCCGGTGGTCGACGCCTATCGGACGCTGCGACCCGACTTGCCTGCGCTGCCCGTGAATCCGGGTGCGATCCACGCCCCGTAG
- a CDS encoding mycofactocin-coupled SDR family oxidoreductase, which yields MSTRLDGKVALITGAARGQGRSHAVRMAEQGADIIAVDICDQITTVNYAMSTPDDLQQTAKMVDATDRRVIAKIADVRSRDALQAAIDEAVAEFGRLDIVVANAGISPLGPQSPSVTWMNTVAVNLGGIINTLELSLPYLESGASIICIGSMAAFMPSFESAQAGPGAGGYGHSKRAVARLVNDLARHLAPKGIRVNAIHPGNVDTAMVHHDEIYRLFRPDLDKPAYDDVKDVFAALHAMPVDLLAPEDVTEAVLYLASDAARFVTGQQMRVEAGALLNSVPPGVPD from the coding sequence GTGAGCACCAGACTCGACGGCAAGGTCGCACTGATCACCGGTGCGGCGCGAGGTCAAGGGCGGAGCCACGCCGTGCGAATGGCCGAGCAGGGTGCTGACATCATCGCCGTCGACATCTGCGACCAGATCACCACGGTCAACTACGCGATGAGCACGCCGGACGATCTGCAGCAGACCGCCAAGATGGTCGACGCCACGGACCGGCGGGTCATCGCCAAGATCGCCGACGTGCGCAGCCGCGACGCCCTGCAGGCCGCGATCGACGAGGCGGTGGCGGAGTTCGGACGACTCGACATCGTCGTCGCCAACGCCGGGATCAGCCCGCTCGGGCCCCAGAGCCCCTCTGTGACGTGGATGAACACCGTCGCGGTCAATCTCGGCGGCATCATCAACACGCTCGAGTTGTCGTTGCCGTACCTCGAGTCGGGGGCGTCCATCATCTGCATCGGATCGATGGCCGCGTTCATGCCGTCGTTCGAGTCCGCGCAGGCGGGGCCGGGCGCAGGCGGTTACGGTCATTCCAAACGCGCGGTCGCTCGGCTCGTCAACGACCTGGCGCGTCATCTGGCGCCGAAGGGCATCCGCGTCAACGCGATTCATCCCGGAAACGTCGACACCGCGATGGTCCACCACGACGAGATCTACCGCCTGTTCCGACCGGACCTGGACAAGCCGGCATATGACGACGTCAAGGACGTGTTCGCGGCGCTGCACGCGATGCCGGTCGATCTGCTCGCACCGGAGGACGTCACCGAAGCAGTCCTCTATCTGGCCTCCGACGCCGCCAGATTCGTGACGGGCCAACAGATGCGGGTGGAGGCCGGTGCGCTCCTGAACTCGGTGCCGCCCGGCGTTCCGGACTGA
- a CDS encoding phosphotransferase family protein, translating to MPEIAEIPICVEDLTPTWLTELLASNGHPTIIESITAEPVGTGQMAGSYRLTLKHAGKSDIPETIVAKLATGDTAQRELGSGVFRNEVRFYRDLAAGFTVPTPTCFATTISDAGTEFVLLLEDMGSAVQGDQISGCSAAQAESVAVAAAGLHAPRWNDPTLLAEIPLPTASDREVMESILGPMAELYRDRFAPDGLSSSAIDWLVHEAGDWLVAPLTNTALIHGDLRVDNILFGPLGEVTVIDWQTITTGNPLRDIAFLLSTSLTTEDRRRHERGIVASYHRALVTAGVENYTLDECWDDYVGNLIQAPLIIVFGSAAAQPTERGTAMFDAMLSRSAAAIDDLTPGGL from the coding sequence GTGCCCGAGATCGCCGAGATCCCCATCTGCGTCGAGGATCTGACTCCCACATGGTTGACGGAACTGCTGGCGAGCAACGGCCACCCGACGATCATCGAATCCATCACCGCAGAACCGGTGGGCACCGGACAGATGGCCGGCTCGTACCGGTTGACGTTGAAACACGCTGGCAAGTCGGACATCCCGGAAACGATCGTCGCCAAGCTGGCAACCGGGGACACCGCACAACGGGAGCTCGGCTCGGGTGTGTTCCGTAACGAGGTGCGCTTCTACCGGGATCTCGCTGCGGGTTTCACCGTGCCGACGCCCACCTGCTTCGCCACGACGATCTCCGACGCGGGCACCGAGTTCGTGCTGCTGCTCGAGGACATGGGCAGCGCCGTCCAGGGCGATCAGATCTCCGGATGTTCGGCCGCACAGGCCGAGTCGGTCGCCGTCGCGGCCGCGGGCCTGCATGCACCCCGCTGGAACGACCCCACGCTCTTGGCGGAGATCCCGCTGCCCACCGCCTCCGATCGCGAGGTGATGGAGTCGATACTCGGCCCCATGGCCGAGCTGTATCGCGATCGTTTCGCGCCCGACGGTCTGTCGTCGTCGGCCATCGACTGGCTGGTCCACGAGGCCGGTGACTGGCTCGTCGCACCGTTGACGAACACCGCCCTCATCCACGGTGATCTGCGCGTCGACAACATTCTCTTCGGACCGCTGGGCGAGGTCACGGTCATCGACTGGCAGACCATCACCACCGGCAACCCACTCCGGGACATCGCCTTCCTGCTGAGCACCAGCCTGACGACCGAGGACCGTCGCCGACACGAACGCGGCATCGTGGCGTCGTATCATCGCGCGCTGGTCACCGCGGGTGTCGAGAACTACACGCTCGACGAATGTTGGGACGACTATGTCGGCAATCTGATCCAGGCACCGCTCATCATCGTCTTCGGTTCCGCCGCTGCGCAACCCACCGAGCGTGGCACGGCGATGTTCGACGCCATGCTGTCGCGCAGCGCGGCCGCCATCGACGATCTCACCCCCGGCGGTCTCTGA
- a CDS encoding NAD-dependent epimerase/dehydratase family protein, with amino-acid sequence MPSLVIGGNGFLGSRLVRRLIDSGDDVRVLTRSTSDLRSLIGLDVEHVTGDLFDDASLERAMRGCEVVFHCAVDTRAWLRDATPLYRTNVDALRSVLDVAARQSLRRFVFTSSIATIGRVRGRPATEADRFNWSRQAPEYVKSRVAAENLVLERARDGAVPAVAMCVANTYGPGDWQPTPHGAFVAGAALGKLPFSIRGCRAESVGIDDAASALHLAADHGEVGERYIVSERAIDTGEVVSIAAATADRPPPRLVLNRAALYACGAAGSARAVLTRKPVQLTIPSVRLMHFMSEMDHGKAERDLGWHPRPVTQAIADGARFWLERRAARHP; translated from the coding sequence GTGCCGTCACTCGTCATCGGCGGCAACGGATTCCTCGGCTCCCGCCTCGTGCGCCGACTGATCGACTCCGGCGACGACGTCCGCGTTCTGACCCGCTCGACGAGTGACCTCCGATCGCTCATCGGGCTCGACGTCGAGCACGTCACCGGCGATCTGTTCGACGACGCATCCCTCGAGCGAGCCATGCGCGGTTGCGAAGTGGTGTTCCACTGCGCCGTCGACACCCGCGCATGGTTGCGCGATGCCACTCCGCTCTACCGCACGAACGTCGATGCGCTGCGGTCGGTGCTGGACGTCGCCGCCCGGCAGTCGTTGCGCAGGTTCGTGTTCACCAGCAGTATCGCCACCATCGGTCGGGTTCGGGGTCGCCCGGCGACCGAAGCCGATCGGTTCAACTGGTCGCGACAGGCACCCGAATACGTGAAGAGTCGCGTGGCGGCCGAGAACCTGGTGCTGGAGCGGGCCCGGGACGGCGCCGTGCCCGCGGTCGCCATGTGCGTCGCCAACACCTACGGCCCTGGCGACTGGCAGCCCACACCACACGGAGCATTCGTCGCCGGTGCGGCACTCGGCAAGCTGCCGTTCAGCATTCGCGGGTGCCGCGCCGAGTCCGTCGGCATCGACGACGCGGCGTCGGCGCTCCACCTCGCGGCCGATCATGGCGAGGTGGGCGAACGCTACATCGTCTCCGAGCGCGCGATCGACACCGGCGAGGTCGTGTCGATCGCGGCGGCAACGGCAGATCGCCCGCCCCCACGACTGGTGCTGAACAGGGCCGCGCTCTATGCCTGCGGCGCGGCGGGTTCCGCGCGGGCCGTGCTGACCCGGAAGCCGGTGCAGTTGACGATCCCCTCGGTCCGGTTGATGCATTTCATGTCCGAGATGGATCACGGCAAGGCCGAGCGTGACCTCGGTTGGCATCCGCGCCCGGTGACCCAGGCCATCGCCGACGGCGCCCGCTTCTGGCTCGAGCGCCGCGCCGCGCGCCACCCCTGA